In Desulfofundulus kuznetsovii DSM 6115, the following are encoded in one genomic region:
- the cobN gene encoding cobaltochelatase subunit CobN has protein sequence MKKIAAVMWHSHTTTMRRAAELVRDELEVKVYSARFLDEGKEDLALALDDLARADLVFLYRSTAETVWDELEKAVKNLARPVVCVAHDPALWVLSTVGPDVVSRCYTYIVQGGKENFAHMLRYLAVEVLGERLEYSEPLTFPWEGIYHPAASGCFATVEDYLSWYETYLSQAGWPQSLVASAPTVGLLFGRNNWVNGNLAVEDLLIRLMEEKGLKVIPAFCYSLKDAELGTRGSGEVVREYFFNSGGRSRINALVKLISFFLEARTRTDDFLREDVASSGVALLQRLGVPVFQPVTSFYRTVEEWVEDPQGLNRDIAWCVALPEFEGVIEPVFIAGARREGELEIRVPVEERCRHLVDRVARWVELAQKPVHERKVAFILHNNPCASVEATVGGGANLDTLESVARILRRMKEAGYSVEVPAGGKELIDTIMNRKAISEFRWTTTDEIISKGGALKLMPVEEYRQWFDHLSLRVKERLTEAWGAPPGEAKNGVPAAMVHEGKIVITGVQYGNAVVCVQPKRGCAGARCDGQVCKILHDPDIPPPHQYLATYRYLERDFGVDVIVHVGTHGNLEFLPGKGVGLSGECYPDLAIGSLPHLYIYNADNPPEGTIAKRRSYATLVDHMQTVMNGGGLYDELAELERYLEEYEKAKIADPARAHTLEHLIIEEIKKTNLDKQIPVEGGHDNFAAIAEKAHAVLSTIRNTQIQDGQHIFGEIPEGERRVEFINSILRFDAGEKVSLRRAVAGLMNLDLAGLLADQGRFSTRYGKSYGALLEEIDAAAKAFIGRFLKGQEVDPGFAQEVLGDKFVCPGALPEVNALLPRVLDLNERIEGSKEIESLLAGFDGKYIPAGPSGLITRGRDDILPTGRNFYSLDPHRVPTRAAWEVGRRLAEKILEKHLVDEGRYPENIALYWMCNDIMWADGEGLGQMFYLLGVRPRWLPNGRVAGIEVIPLEELGRPRIDLTVRVSGITRDNFPNCVELLDEAIQTVAALDEPVEQNYVRKHTLAQLDGQNDPQAWRDATLRIFASKPGTYMAGVNLAVYASAWKEERDLADIFIYWNGYAYGKGIFGKEAFRQLQASLKTVDVTYNKVVTDEYDLFGCCCYFGTHGGMTAAARVASGKEVRTYYGDTREPEHVEVRTLADEIRRVVRTKLLNPKWIEGQKRHGYKGAGDISKRIGRVYGWEATTQEVDDWIFDDITRTFVLDEENRRFFEEHNPWALEEIARRLLEAHQRGLWNADPEVLEGLKEHYLEIEGWLEERMGDIKGDFQGGAIDILTAEEVADWGAKMREIKAKLESY, from the coding sequence ATGAAAAAAATTGCCGCCGTGATGTGGCATAGCCACACCACTACCATGCGGCGGGCCGCAGAGCTGGTCAGGGACGAGCTGGAGGTTAAGGTTTACTCGGCCCGCTTTTTAGATGAAGGTAAAGAAGACCTGGCTTTAGCTTTAGATGACCTGGCCCGGGCCGATCTGGTGTTTCTTTACCGTTCTACGGCAGAAACCGTTTGGGATGAGCTGGAAAAGGCAGTAAAAAACCTGGCCAGGCCCGTGGTTTGCGTGGCCCATGATCCGGCTTTGTGGGTCCTTTCAACAGTGGGGCCGGATGTGGTTTCCAGATGCTACACATATATAGTTCAGGGCGGTAAAGAAAACTTTGCCCACATGCTCCGGTATCTGGCTGTCGAAGTTCTGGGTGAACGGCTGGAATACAGCGAGCCGCTTACCTTCCCCTGGGAGGGTATTTACCACCCGGCCGCTTCTGGTTGTTTTGCTACGGTAGAAGATTACCTGTCCTGGTACGAGACATACCTCAGTCAAGCCGGTTGGCCCCAATCATTGGTCGCTTCCGCTCCCACCGTGGGCCTTCTCTTTGGCCGCAACAACTGGGTAAACGGCAACCTGGCTGTAGAGGACCTATTAATTCGTTTGATGGAAGAAAAAGGATTAAAGGTAATTCCTGCTTTTTGCTATTCCCTGAAAGATGCCGAACTGGGCACCAGGGGTTCCGGAGAAGTGGTCAGGGAATATTTCTTCAACTCCGGGGGACGGTCCCGGATCAACGCTTTGGTTAAGTTAATCTCCTTCTTTCTGGAAGCCCGCACCAGAACCGATGACTTCCTGCGTGAGGACGTGGCCTCTTCAGGAGTGGCCCTCTTACAGCGGCTGGGCGTGCCCGTCTTCCAGCCTGTAACTTCCTTTTACCGCACGGTGGAGGAATGGGTAGAGGATCCCCAGGGTTTAAACCGGGACATTGCCTGGTGTGTAGCTCTGCCCGAGTTTGAGGGGGTCATCGAGCCGGTTTTCATTGCCGGAGCCAGGCGTGAAGGGGAACTGGAAATCCGCGTTCCCGTGGAAGAGCGCTGCCGGCACCTGGTGGACCGGGTGGCCAGGTGGGTTGAACTGGCGCAAAAACCGGTCCACGAGCGAAAAGTGGCATTTATCCTGCACAACAATCCCTGTGCCTCGGTGGAAGCCACGGTGGGCGGTGGAGCCAACCTGGATACCCTGGAGAGCGTGGCCAGGATTTTGCGCCGTATGAAGGAAGCGGGTTATTCCGTGGAAGTTCCCGCCGGCGGCAAAGAGTTAATCGACACCATTATGAACCGGAAGGCCATCTCGGAATTCCGCTGGACTACCACCGATGAAATTATCAGCAAGGGCGGGGCGTTAAAGCTCATGCCCGTGGAAGAGTACCGGCAGTGGTTTGATCATTTATCCCTGCGGGTGAAGGAACGGCTTACTGAAGCCTGGGGTGCCCCGCCGGGAGAAGCCAAAAACGGCGTACCCGCGGCCATGGTCCACGAGGGGAAAATCGTCATTACCGGAGTTCAATATGGCAACGCTGTGGTATGCGTGCAGCCGAAGCGGGGCTGTGCCGGTGCCCGCTGCGATGGTCAGGTCTGTAAAATCCTGCACGACCCGGACATCCCGCCGCCGCACCAGTACCTGGCCACCTACCGCTACCTGGAGCGGGACTTTGGCGTGGACGTGATCGTTCATGTGGGCACCCACGGCAACCTGGAATTTCTGCCCGGCAAGGGCGTGGGCCTCTCCGGCGAGTGTTACCCGGATTTAGCCATCGGATCCCTCCCTCACCTTTACATCTACAACGCGGATAACCCGCCGGAGGGTACCATTGCCAAAAGGAGGAGCTACGCCACCCTGGTGGACCACATGCAGACGGTGATGAACGGGGGTGGTCTCTACGACGAGCTGGCCGAGCTGGAGCGCTACCTGGAGGAATACGAGAAGGCCAAAATAGCCGACCCGGCCCGGGCCCATACTCTGGAGCATTTAATTATTGAAGAAATCAAAAAGACCAACCTGGACAAGCAGATTCCCGTGGAAGGCGGCCATGATAATTTTGCCGCCATTGCCGAAAAAGCCCACGCCGTGCTTTCCACCATCCGCAACACGCAGATCCAGGACGGACAGCACATCTTCGGCGAGATACCGGAAGGAGAGCGGCGGGTGGAATTCATCAACTCCATCCTGCGCTTTGACGCCGGGGAAAAGGTCTCTTTGCGCCGGGCCGTGGCCGGCCTCATGAATCTGGATCTGGCCGGGCTTTTGGCCGACCAGGGAAGGTTCTCGACTCGCTACGGCAAGTCCTATGGTGCCCTCCTGGAAGAAATTGATGCTGCGGCTAAAGCCTTTATTGGCCGGTTCTTAAAGGGACAGGAAGTGGATCCGGGTTTTGCTCAAGAGGTCCTGGGGGATAAGTTTGTCTGCCCCGGGGCTTTGCCGGAAGTAAACGCCCTTTTACCACGGGTGCTGGATTTGAACGAGCGTATTGAAGGTTCTAAGGAGATCGAATCGCTGCTGGCTGGTTTTGACGGGAAATACATCCCCGCGGGGCCCTCGGGGCTGATCACCCGCGGCAGGGACGATATACTGCCTACTGGCCGCAACTTTTATTCCCTGGATCCCCACCGGGTGCCCACCCGGGCGGCCTGGGAAGTGGGAAGGCGCCTGGCGGAAAAAATTCTGGAAAAACACCTGGTTGATGAAGGCCGCTATCCGGAGAACATTGCCCTTTACTGGATGTGCAACGACATCATGTGGGCCGACGGCGAAGGTCTGGGGCAGATGTTCTACCTTTTGGGTGTGAGGCCCCGGTGGCTGCCCAACGGTCGGGTGGCGGGTATCGAAGTAATCCCGCTGGAAGAACTGGGACGCCCCCGCATTGACCTGACCGTGCGGGTATCCGGCATTACCCGGGACAACTTCCCCAACTGCGTGGAGCTTTTAGATGAGGCCATTCAGACCGTGGCTGCCCTGGACGAGCCGGTTGAACAAAACTACGTCCGCAAGCACACCCTGGCCCAGCTGGACGGGCAGAACGACCCGCAGGCCTGGCGGGACGCCACTTTACGCATCTTTGCCTCGAAGCCCGGCACCTACATGGCCGGGGTAAACCTGGCCGTTTACGCCTCGGCCTGGAAAGAGGAAAGGGATCTGGCCGATATCTTTATCTACTGGAACGGCTACGCCTACGGCAAGGGTATTTTTGGCAAGGAGGCCTTCCGCCAGTTGCAGGCCAGCCTGAAGACGGTGGATGTGACCTACAACAAGGTGGTTACCGACGAGTACGACCTCTTTGGTTGCTGCTGCTACTTCGGTACACACGGCGGGATGACTGCCGCCGCCCGGGTGGCCTCCGGTAAAGAGGTGAGGACCTACTACGGCGATACCAGGGAACCGGAGCATGTGGAAGTACGCACCCTGGCCGATGAGATCCGGCGGGTGGTGCGGACGAAGCTTTTGAACCCGAAGTGGATCGAGGGGCAGAAGCGTCACGGTTATAAAGGCGCCGGGGACATTTCCAAACGTATTGGCCGGGTCTACGGCTGGGAAGCCACCACGCAGGAAGTGGACGACTGGATCTTCGACGACATCACCAGGACCTTCGTCCTGGACGAAGAAAACCGCCGCTTCTTTGAAGAGCATAATCCCTGGGCTTTGGAGGAAATCGCCCGCCGGTTGCTGGAGGCCCACCAGCGGGGCCTGTGGAATGCCGATCCCGAAGTGCTGGAAGGATTGAAAGAACACTACCTGGAGATCGAAGGCTGGCTGGAGGAGAGAATGGGCGACATCAAGGGCGACTTCCAGGGTGGCGCCATCGACATCCTCACCGCCGAGGAGGTGGCCGACTGGGGAGCAAAGATGCGGGAAATCAAAGCGAAGCTGGAGTCATATTGA